A stretch of Campylobacter showae DNA encodes these proteins:
- the hypE gene encoding hydrogenase expression/formation protein HypE codes for MSKIMLSHGGGGEEMNSLINETIFRIFDNEILRESNDSAILNFSDFHADKNAGDSANLTPKFNGKLAFSTDSFVVTPIFFNGGDIGKIAACGTINDLAMVGAEAKYLSCALIVEEGLEIAELERVLGSLAAVARENGVRIVCGDTKVVPRGKCDKIFINTSGIGEIVCEGVELKSLRAGAKILISGDVGRHGAVVLASREELDLQSELKSDCKALVGVVKALIEGGVKPMCMRDATRGGLSAVLNEWAKFSGLDILVREEDIKVSDEVTGVCELFGFEPYELANEGTFVLAVDEKDEARALEILRKFDANAALIGEILGTTNGRVILQNTYGSKRFLEAPKGELLPRIC; via the coding sequence TTGAGCAAGATAATGCTAAGCCACGGCGGCGGCGGCGAGGAGATGAACTCGCTCATAAACGAGACGATTTTTAGGATATTCGATAATGAAATTTTGCGCGAGAGCAACGACAGCGCGATACTAAATTTCAGCGATTTTCACGCGGACAAAAATGCTGGCGACTCGGCAAATTTGACGCCTAAATTTAACGGCAAGCTAGCCTTTAGCACCGATAGTTTCGTTGTTACGCCGATATTTTTTAACGGCGGGGATATCGGCAAGATCGCCGCATGCGGCACGATAAACGACCTAGCTATGGTGGGTGCTGAGGCAAAGTACCTAAGCTGCGCGCTCATCGTTGAGGAGGGGCTGGAAATAGCCGAGCTAGAGCGCGTGCTAGGCTCACTAGCCGCGGTCGCTCGCGAAAACGGCGTGCGGATCGTCTGCGGCGATACGAAGGTCGTGCCGCGCGGTAAATGCGATAAAATTTTTATCAACACGAGCGGTATCGGCGAGATCGTCTGCGAGGGCGTGGAGCTAAAAAGCCTGCGCGCCGGCGCCAAAATCCTGATCTCTGGCGACGTGGGTAGACACGGCGCAGTAGTACTGGCCAGCCGCGAGGAGCTGGATCTGCAAAGCGAGCTAAAAAGCGACTGCAAGGCGCTAGTAGGCGTGGTAAAGGCGCTGATAGAAGGCGGCGTAAAGCCCATGTGTATGCGCGACGCGACGCGCGGCGGACTCTCGGCGGTGCTAAACGAATGGGCGAAATTTAGCGGCCTAGACATCCTCGTTCGCGAGGAGGATATCAAGGTTAGCGACGAAGTGACGGGCGTTTGCGAGCTGTTTGGCTTTGAGCCCTACGAGCTAGCAAATGAGGGGACCTTCGTGCTAGCCGTCGATGAAAAAGACGAGGCGCGTGCGCTTGAGATTTTACGCAAATTTGACGCTAACGCGGCTTTGATCGGTGAGATTTTAGGTACTACAAACGGCCGCGTCATCCTGCAAAACACATACGGCTCGAAGCGCTTTTTAGAAGCGCCAAAGGGCGAGCTGTTGCCTAGAATATGCTAG
- the hypB gene encoding hydrogenase nickel incorporation protein HypB translates to MCKDCGCSLGGHDHAHTHADGTTHSHAHDHGAQHGHGAAHEHSHGHAHPALNESKTVEVITKILSQNDEEAAHNRAHLDECGILCVNLMSSPGSGKTTLLEATIKSGKFKIGVVEGDLETNQDADRIIKAGGKAHQITTGQACHLDAFMVHEGLHHLPLEGLDIVFVENVGNLVCPASYDVGSHFNVVLLSVPEGDDKVAKYPVMFRAADLIVITKTSLLPHFEFDVKKVVKEARKLNPKVDVIELDAKTGEGMEKWLNFLKFKKELR, encoded by the coding sequence ATGTGTAAAGATTGCGGATGCTCGCTGGGCGGGCACGATCATGCCCACACTCATGCAGACGGCACGACACACTCGCACGCTCACGATCACGGCGCCCAGCATGGACACGGCGCGGCTCACGAGCATAGTCACGGCCACGCGCACCCGGCGCTAAACGAGAGTAAAACCGTCGAAGTGATAACGAAAATTTTATCCCAAAACGACGAAGAGGCCGCGCACAACCGCGCGCATTTGGACGAGTGCGGGATTTTATGCGTAAATCTCATGAGCAGCCCCGGTAGCGGCAAGACAACGCTACTAGAAGCTACGATAAAAAGCGGTAAATTTAAAATCGGCGTCGTCGAGGGCGATCTAGAAACCAACCAAGATGCCGACCGCATAATAAAAGCAGGCGGCAAGGCCCACCAAATCACGACCGGACAGGCATGTCACCTGGATGCCTTTATGGTGCACGAGGGGCTTCATCATCTGCCGCTAGAGGGCCTTGATATAGTTTTCGTTGAAAACGTCGGCAACCTCGTTTGCCCGGCTAGCTACGACGTGGGCTCGCACTTTAACGTCGTGCTGCTCTCGGTACCTGAAGGCGACGACAAGGTAGCAAAATACCCCGTGATGTTTCGCGCCGCCGATCTCATTGTGATAACCAAAACTTCGCTGTTGCCGCATTTTGAATTTGACGTGAAAAAAGTCGTCAAAGAGGCTCGCAAACTAAATCCGAAGGTCGACGTCATCGAGCTTGACGCAAAAACGGGCGAAGGCATGGAGAAGTGGTTAAATTTCTTAAAATTTAAAAAAGAGCTTAGATAA
- the hypD gene encoding hydrogenase formation protein HypD: MNLINDFRDKELILALSKLIKKESVKPLNIMEICGGHTHSIMKFGLPQLVGEHINFVHGPGCPVCVMPRSRIDEAIKLAQMPGVILCTLADMMRVPGSNTSLQKLRGEGCDIRALYSPLDCIKIARENPEKSVIFFAIGFETTTPMSANLVQKTLELGLKNLFFHINHVTVPAPVRAILNDEDVKIDAFLGPSHVSVITGYGIYESIAAEYKKPIAVSGFEPLDLMDGILNLVRQQNAGTHEVYNEYARVVTREGNQKAKALIEEFFEPCDFSWRGLGVIAQSGMKLRSEYAELDARVKFDCNVQSKGESKACICPEILRGRAKPFDCKIFAKACTPKTPVGSCMVSSEGACAAYYKYGDVKSAG; the protein is encoded by the coding sequence GTGAATCTAATCAATGATTTTCGCGATAAAGAGCTTATTTTAGCGCTTTCAAAACTTATTAAAAAAGAGAGCGTAAAACCGCTAAATATCATGGAAATTTGCGGCGGACACACGCACTCGATCATGAAATTTGGCCTGCCGCAGCTAGTCGGCGAGCATATAAATTTCGTCCACGGCCCGGGCTGTCCCGTCTGCGTGATGCCAAGGAGCCGCATAGACGAGGCGATCAAGCTAGCCCAGATGCCAGGCGTAATTCTCTGCACTCTAGCCGATATGATGAGAGTCCCAGGCTCAAACACCAGCCTGCAAAAGCTGCGAGGCGAGGGTTGCGACATCAGGGCGTTATATAGCCCGCTAGACTGTATCAAGATCGCGCGCGAAAATCCCGAAAAGAGCGTGATATTTTTCGCAATCGGGTTTGAGACGACGACGCCTATGAGCGCGAATTTGGTCCAAAAAACGCTAGAACTCGGGCTAAAAAATCTCTTTTTCCATATAAATCACGTTACGGTCCCCGCACCTGTGCGAGCGATCCTAAACGACGAGGACGTCAAGATCGACGCATTTTTGGGCCCTAGCCACGTGAGCGTGATCACGGGATATGGCATCTACGAGAGCATCGCGGCCGAGTATAAAAAACCTATCGCGGTTAGCGGATTTGAGCCGCTTGATCTGATGGACGGCATCCTAAACCTCGTTCGCCAGCAAAACGCAGGCACGCACGAGGTCTATAACGAATACGCTAGAGTCGTCACGCGCGAGGGCAATCAAAAAGCAAAGGCGCTCATAGAGGAGTTTTTTGAGCCGTGCGACTTCTCATGGCGCGGTCTTGGCGTGATCGCGCAAAGCGGTATGAAGCTGCGCTCCGAGTACGCCGAGCTTGACGCGAGGGTCAAATTTGACTGCAATGTGCAAAGCAAAGGCGAGAGCAAGGCCTGTATCTGTCCTGAAATTTTACGCGGGCGAGCAAAGCCTTTTGACTGCAAAATTTTCGCCAAAGCCTGCACGCCAAAAACTCCCGTGGGTTCGTGCATGGTCTCTAGCGAGGGCGCGTGCGCGGCATATTACAAATACGGCGACGTAAAAAGCGCGGGCTAA
- the hypA gene encoding hydrogenase maturation nickel metallochaperone HypA, which produces MHELSIVQSLVALCEKNAAANGAKEVVRLEVRIGRLSGVEPHYLESAFEVYKTGTICENAELAIAVQNVAVECKSCGFSGELSENDFTCPACGSQELEVTGGEDMHLMRLEMR; this is translated from the coding sequence ATGCACGAACTAAGCATAGTCCAAAGCCTAGTCGCGCTCTGCGAGAAAAACGCCGCTGCAAACGGCGCAAAAGAGGTCGTGCGCCTTGAGGTGCGTATCGGGCGGCTAAGCGGCGTCGAGCCTCACTATCTAGAAAGCGCGTTTGAGGTTTATAAAACGGGCACGATCTGCGAAAATGCCGAACTTGCTATCGCGGTGCAAAACGTCGCCGTGGAGTGTAAAAGCTGCGGTTTTAGCGGCGAGCTAAGCGAAAACGACTTCACCTGCCCAGCCTGCGGTTCACAGGAGCTAGAGGTCACGGGCGGCGAGGATATGCACCTCATGCGCCTTGAGATGCGGTGA
- a CDS encoding HypC/HybG/HupF family hydrogenase formation chaperone codes for MCLSIPSKVVAIDEDNVATVETLGVSRRVSLDLIAEPVAVGEYVLIHVGYAMEKIDTKFALESIEIYRQIAKDMESGQICADEGDAGLGAMQAATNDPNAKEKA; via the coding sequence ATGTGCCTCTCAATACCGTCAAAAGTGGTCGCGATCGACGAAGATAACGTCGCTACCGTCGAGACGCTAGGCGTGAGTCGCCGCGTGAGCCTCGATCTCATCGCCGAGCCCGTAGCCGTTGGCGAATACGTACTCATCCACGTCGGCTACGCGATGGAAAAAATCGATACGAAATTTGCGCTAGAGAGTATCGAAATCTACCGCCAAATCGCTAAAGATATGGAGAGCGGCCAGATCTGTGCGGACGAAGGCGACGCCGGGCTAGGCGCTATGCAAGCGGCGACAAACGATCCAAACGCAAAGGAAAAAGCGTGA
- a CDS encoding DUF2157 domain-containing protein — protein sequence MMIFHKNFLADELAKWREDGLISDEVARKIAARYDIDLSGANERRSFILKLIAYLFLALSLFTLVGANWEELPRAVRLIIVLGILAAVNFSGVWAQKNGKETQATTLFFLGNFCYGAAIVLVAQIYHLGEHMPDGVLLWAVGALALALATRKSIIALQALVLGLIWFLMEFEFSGVSHGFLLFIITSAAVLWRDDSRLLTGALFASVFAYIVSFVLYERYFLADLRVDDAFYAVHFFALSYCLLAVCASFLLERAGKFELAFYLKNIGIVCGAGILCFDMSLYEDLHFSRPWSYGAQNYEYVLNGVTFLKSVFGALFVAFCGASLGLAFYFKKYAAAIVGALLVALPFILDALAGYEEGVFSLIGVCVAVSLIKQNNMKFGITLIFWVAFVRYVDLVGDYVSASALFLVFALVVLGVSRISKKRSAK from the coding sequence ATGATGATATTTCATAAAAATTTTCTCGCTGACGAGCTTGCTAAGTGGCGAGAAGACGGGCTGATAAGCGACGAGGTGGCGCGCAAGATAGCAGCTAGATACGATATAGATTTATCGGGCGCAAACGAGCGACGAAGCTTTATTTTAAAGCTCATTGCGTATCTGTTTTTGGCGCTTTCGCTATTTACGCTTGTGGGCGCAAACTGGGAGGAGCTGCCGCGCGCCGTGAGGCTAATCATCGTGCTTGGCATACTCGCGGCGGTAAATTTTAGCGGAGTTTGGGCGCAGAAAAACGGCAAAGAGACGCAGGCTACGACGCTGTTTTTTCTGGGTAATTTCTGCTACGGCGCGGCGATCGTTTTAGTCGCGCAAATTTACCACCTAGGCGAGCATATGCCTGACGGAGTGCTGCTGTGGGCGGTCGGAGCTTTGGCGCTAGCGCTTGCGACGCGCAAGTCCATCATCGCATTGCAAGCTCTTGTTTTGGGGCTTATTTGGTTTTTGATGGAGTTTGAGTTTAGCGGTGTTTCGCACGGATTTTTGCTGTTTATCATAACTTCGGCTGCGGTGCTTTGGCGCGATGATTCGCGTCTACTTACGGGCGCGCTTTTTGCGAGCGTGTTTGCTTATATCGTCTCTTTCGTGCTTTACGAGCGGTATTTCCTAGCTGATTTGCGCGTGGACGACGCGTTTTACGCCGTTCATTTTTTTGCGCTTAGCTACTGCTTGCTCGCCGTTTGCGCCTCGTTTTTGCTTGAGAGGGCGGGTAAATTTGAACTCGCGTTTTACCTTAAAAACATCGGTATCGTCTGCGGCGCTGGCATCTTGTGTTTTGATATGTCGCTTTACGAGGATTTGCATTTCTCGCGTCCGTGGTCTTACGGCGCCCAGAACTACGAGTATGTTTTAAACGGCGTTACGTTTTTAAAAAGCGTGTTTGGAGCGCTGTTTGTGGCTTTTTGCGGGGCCTCTTTGGGGCTTGCGTTTTACTTTAAAAAATACGCCGCCGCAATAGTCGGAGCGCTTTTGGTCGCGCTGCCTTTTATCTTAGACGCGCTTGCGGGCTACGAGGAGGGCGTGTTTTCGCTCATCGGCGTTTGCGTCGCGGTCTCTCTTATCAAGCAAAATAACATGAAATTCGGCATTACGCTCATTTTTTGGGTGGCGTTCGTGCGATATGTGGATCTGGTTGGCGATTACGTCAGTGCTAGCGCGCTGTTTTTGGTATTTGCGCTCGTGGTGCTCGGGGTATCTAGGATCTCTAAAAAAAGGAGCGCGAAATGA
- a CDS encoding GDYXXLXY domain-containing protein: MKLKLIFAAAVFQILAVIAMLAYAYAPIYFGKEILLQTTLYDPRDMFRGDYVRLSYGFTGIYELDKRDSNLSKRQQLHGAKIYAVLKQDKDGRYKFDRYSFERPNGGTFLAGRVDYNTANFGIEAFFMPPKSAKQMERDMMEFNATAVISVMDNGKARIKDIVLEKPNAAESNKR; the protein is encoded by the coding sequence ATGAAACTAAAGCTGATTTTTGCCGCCGCGGTATTTCAAATTTTAGCCGTGATCGCGATGCTTGCGTATGCGTACGCGCCGATATATTTTGGCAAAGAGATCTTGCTGCAAACCACGCTTTACGATCCGCGCGATATGTTTCGCGGCGACTACGTGCGCCTTAGTTACGGCTTTACAGGCATTTACGAGCTGGATAAAAGAGACTCGAATTTAAGCAAAAGGCAGCAGCTGCACGGCGCTAAAATTTACGCCGTTTTAAAGCAGGACAAAGACGGCAGGTATAAATTTGACAGATATAGCTTCGAGCGGCCTAACGGCGGGACGTTTTTAGCGGGCAGGGTTGATTATAATACCGCAAATTTCGGCATCGAGGCCTTTTTCATGCCTCCCAAAAGCGCAAAGCAGATGGAGCGAGATATGATGGAGTTTAACGCCACGGCCGTCATCAGCGTGATGGATAACGGCAAAGCTCGAATCAAGGATATCGTGCTAGAAAAACCAAACGCGGCAGAATCTAACAAGCGTTAA